Proteins encoded within one genomic window of Columba livia isolate bColLiv1 breed racing homer chromosome 1, bColLiv1.pat.W.v2, whole genome shotgun sequence:
- the LOC102096416 gene encoding protein NPAT isoform X1, producing MLLPSDVARLVLGYLQQEKLLATCREFILESSDLKEYAEHCTEDGFIPACLLSLCGKNLTTILNEYVAMKTKETTNEVPAMMSSLWKKLDYTLSQIRSMQNSTGFSANQRTRTRSGIVEMKRQRMLQQSAPANPGLLSVAHQSGPQNSSPVVSSQVIHRPAVNPSVSQTRLNTLFVHPSQTQESKITTGDFIHIQVPASQERKFHSNLLSPGRRKSESQKRKSIATSGPLSATRSSQDPEEVIIEKESEPLEEFIDGNFPQLVIENAREKILSNKSLQEKLAENINKILGSDGNVTQAPKQTDSGPTEQETSIDEILGLQGEIHMSEEAIQDILQQTESDPAFQALFDLFDYGKSKVNKNLPAGISGQNGVENAILVEEDNLETLGSSLGTEETSRCDSSRESLSCKGFPLGEASGALKTSITDDMAKKNATNEQLHGHSRPRKQTEVLETVTPEQMGELEIAFDSVTGLTAPNQRQSPGGECNEHCGDSYDKKEASVLVSDTERAVEIAQDSLNQSARSTPNLEYVHSGSQRISLIPLAEGTRASENKTHSGNKCQLSPNTSLSENTLTKSPSDGSPGHSVLLRKNNSSISSPSADAGKEQAVTTGTAAIAGVLPGSCSSRSPHQEQGAQSDCAARPAGKVSDLVKTELQLQVVDTSNKPYSNDQHTLDKPSKTDFNLPSALSNSEGTQGEMQEPSSSTKVDADNMYFSSGDGACTAISVVSPENNLTTSEICHSPPPQTASPTEESGTEAKSISGVSSSSQPMDVDPSNIMSLKIIISDDPFISSDTELNNAVSSITGENLPTIILSSPAKSPAKSAGLSKCLMSEDVEKNVDAALAEQNLLVLRPKDPVVATVNAQNEDCAAFAVADKTNLSKEGGFIQLMPATSTAFGNSNNLYIATCVTDPAALGTAVTPSNVVVLPGNSMPLAAQAPAVQQLRTPPRSSSAFAANQTVSPNFPQGSAIIIASPVQPVLQGMVGMIPLSVVGQNGNTFSAPARQVLHMPVANPVCNRSVPKLPIPPKSQKIPGARNKTNTGKLVPSVAEPLNHTNSRTQRTGNSDKLSTAEVARKVEENLPVAPVESTSSNSRQSESHRRVLCFDNVLPVAGGNAHIQTTKSSSQKERNENASFAADSASSSKAQSAKREKDKTLPRILCKPEVGSNRSASAKEPQPERKVAAAGLPPDPFHKTTANKENELRRDSEEKQKNQDTAKLSNGQQSVSLWNEKAVASVPELNKKQGALSNGTSKSSVSGSLSSKEPKREPAKGSNQGLCLSSPFTKQCVEMLQDIQWHSPTSKTVENGELPVPRTPSGVGDRHTEDTTDSVRTPTCRRFSEDSATPRVMVPPATPDLPACSPASETGSENSVSMAAHTLMILSRAAIARTSAATPLKDNMQQFRSLRSTVKKRKLEDLNEGERNSRSANRKDLQSSPTQSKKKKIKKKKLPNSFPAGMDVDKFLLSLHYDE from the exons aaacaacAAATGAAGTTCCAGCAATGATGTCATCTCTGTGGAAGAAACTAGACTATACGCTTTCTCAGATCAG gaGCATGCAGAATTCCACAGGATTTTCTGCTAATCAAAGGA CACGTACAAGGAGTGGAATTGTAGAAATGAAGAGACAGAGGATGCTTCAGCAGTCAGCTCCCGCAAACCCGGGATTGTTGTCAGTAGCCCATCAGTCAGGGCCACAGAATTCCTCTCCTGTTGTTTCCTCTCAAGTTATTCACAGACCAGCGGTAAATCCAAGCGTGTCACAGACAAGACTGAATACGTTGTTTGTGCACCCATCACAAACCCAAGAAAGCAAGATCACCA caGGAGATTTCATACACATTCAAGTTCCAGCATCACAAGAACGAAAGTTTCATTCAAACTTGCTTTCTCCAGGAAGACGAAAAAG TGAATctcagaagaggaaaagcatCGCAACCTCTGGACCTCTTTCAGCAACTAGAAGTTCTCAAGACCCTGAGGAAGtaataatagaaaaagaaagtgagCCGCTGGAAGAATTCATAGATGGTAACTTCCCA CAACTGGTTATTGAAAATGCCAGAGAAAAAATCTTGAGCAACAAATCTCTTCAGGAGAAGCTTGCTGAGAACATTAACAAAATCCTGGGCAG TGATGGCAATGTCACTCAGGCCCCTAAACAGACAGACAGTGGTCCCACAGAACAGGAGACTTCGATTGATGAAATCCTTGGACTTCAG GGTGAAATTCATATGTCAGAAGAGGCCATACAGGACATTCTACAACAGACAGAATCAGATCCAGCTTTTCAGGCACTCTTCGACTTGTTTGATTATG gAAAGAGCAAGGTAAACAAGAACTTACCTGCTGGTATTTCTGGTCAGAATGGAGTAGAAAATGCAATCCTGGTGGAGGAGGATAACCTGGAAACTCTTGGAAGTTCTTTAGGAACGGAAGAAACTAGTAGGT GTGATAGTTCTAGAGAATCGCTGTCCTGTAAGGGTTTCCCGTTAGGAGAAGCATCGGGTGCCTTGAAGACCAGCATTACTGATGACATGGCTAAGAAAAATGCAACCAACGAACAGTTGCATGGACATAGCAGACCAAGGAAGCAGACTGAAGTACTTGAAACCGTTACCCCTGAACAGATGGGAGAGCTTGAAATCGCTTTTGACTCTGTGACTGGTTTGACGGCACCGAACCAGAGACAGAGCCCTGGTGGTGAATGTAACGAGCACTGCGGAGATTCTTACGATAAAAAAGAGGCGTCTGTGTTAGTGTCTGACACTGAAAGAGCTGTGGAAATTGCACAAGACTCACTAAATCAGAGTGCTCGAAGTACTCCTAATCTAGAATATGTTCATTCTGGTAGTCAGCGGATTTCTTTGATTCCATTGGCAGAAGGTACTAGAgccagtgaaaacaaaacacattctgGAAATAAATGCCAATTATCACCGAATACATCATTATCTGAAAACACACTCACTAAAAGCCCTTCTGATGGGAGCCCTGGCCACAGTGTACTGCTGAGAAAAAACAATTCTTCGATTTCTAGCCCATCAGCAGATGCAGGAAAAGAACAGGCTGTAACAACTGGTACAGCTGCCATAGCTGGTGTTTTaccagggagctgcagctcccgctcTCCCCATCAGGAACAGGGAGCACAGTCGGACTGTGCTGCCAGGCCCGCAGGGAAGGTTTCAGATCTGGTCAAAACAGAGCTGCAGCTTCAGGTTGTTGATACTTCTAACAAACCTTATTCAAATGATCAGCATACACTTGATAAGCCTTCTAAGACAGATTTTAACCTCCCTTCAGCATTGTCAAACTCAGAGGGAACACAAGGGGAAATGCAAGAGCCTTCATCTTCTACAAAAGTAGATGCTGATAATATGTATTTCTCTTCTGGTGATGGTGCGTGTACAGCAATTTCTGTAGTATCCCCTGAAAATAATCTTACTACATCTGAAATATGCCACTCTCCTCCCCCACAAACTGCATCCCCAACAGAGGAGTCAGGTACTGAGGCCAAGAGCATCAGCGGTGTATCTTCTAGTAGTCAACCGATGGATGTTGATCCTTCCAATATAATGTCCCTCAAGATCATCATCAGCGATGATCCATTCATTTCATCAGACACAGAGTTAAATAATGCTGTTTCCAGTATCACAGGAGAAAATTTGCCAACTATAATATTGTCTTCTCCAGCCAAATCCCCAGCCAAAAGTGCAGGCCTGTCCAAATGCCTCATGTCAgaagatgtggaaaaaaatgtggatgCGGCTTTGGCGGAGCAGAATCTTCTTGTGCTTAGACCTAAGGATCCTGTGGTCGCCACAGTTAACGCTCAGAACGAAGACTGTGCCGCTTTTGCAGTTGCTGATAAAACTAATCTCTCCAAGGAAGGGGGATTTATACAGTTAATGCCAGccaccagcacagcttttggcaatTCCAACAACCTTTATATAGCCACATGTGTGACCGACCCAGCTGCCTTGGGCACAGCTGTGACACCGTCAAATGTGGTTGTATTGCCTGGCAATTCTATGCCGCTTGCTGCCCAGgctccagctgtgcagcagTTACGGACTCCTCCTAGATCCAGCAGTGCATTTGCAGCAAACCAGACTGTCTCCCCAAATTTCCCACAAG GTTCTGCCATTATAATCGCATCTCCAGTGCAACCTGTTTTGCAAGGAATGGTGGGAATGATCCCTCTCTCGGTAGTAGGACAAAATGGAAATACTTTCTCAGCACCTGCCCGCCAG GTTCTCCATATGCCTGTGGCTAATCCGGTGTGCAACAGAAGTGTCCCGAAGCTTCCCATCCCTCCCAAATCACAAAAGATTCCTGGAGCAAGAAACAAGACTAATACAG GAAAACTGGTACCAAGTGTAGCTGAGCCTTTGAACCACACGAATTCTCGAACACAAAG GACTGGAAATTCGGACAAGCTTAGCACTGCAGAAGTAGCAAGGAAGGTAGAGGAGAACTTACCTGTAGCACCAGTAGAGAGCACAAGCTCAAATTCAAGACAAAGTGAAAGTCACAGGAGAGTCCTTTGCTTTGATAACGTCCTACCTGTTGCAGGAGGAAACGCCCACATTCAAACGACTAAGAGTTCAtcccaaaaagaaagaaatgaaaacgcTTCATTTGCTGCTGACTCTGCATCATCCTCTAAGGCACAGTcagcaaagagagagaaggataAAACGTTGCCCAGAATTCTGTGTAAGCCAGAAGTTGGCAGCAACAGAAGCGCATCTGCCAAGGAGCCGCAGCCCGAGCGGAAGGTGGCAGCTGCAGGGCTTCCACCGGATCCCTTCCACAAGACTACCGCAAATAAAGAGAATGAATTACGGAGAGATagtgaggaaaagcagaagaacCAGGACACGGCCAAACTCTCAAATGGCCAGCAAAGCGTTAGCTTGTGGAATGAGAAGGCAGTTGCTTCAGTGCCAGAGCTGAACAAAAAGCAAGGGGCGCTGTCAAACGGGACTAGCAAATCTTCCGTGTCTGGTTCTTTGTCTTCAAAGGAGCCAAAGCGAGAACCAGCTAAAGGTTCCAACCAAGGCCTTTGCCTGTCAAGTCCGTTCACTAAACAGTGCGTGGAAATGCTGCAAGACATTCAGTGGCACAGCCCAACTAGTAAAACAGTTGAAAACGGAGAGTTGCCAGTACCCCGTACGCCGTCTGGAGTCGGGGACAGGCACACGGAGGATACTACAGACAGCGTACGGACACCGACCTGTCGGCGCTTCAGCGAGGACAGCGCGACCCCCAGAGTGATGGTGCCCCCTGCCACGCCAGACCTGCCCGCCTGCAGCCCGGCCAGCGAGACGGGCAGCGAGAACAGCGTCAGCATGGCTGCGCACACCCTCATGATCCTGTCACGGGCGGCCATCGCCAGGACTAGCGCCGCAACGCCCCTCAAGGACAACATGCAACAGTTCAGGTCTTTACGGAGCACggtaaagaaaaggaaactggaGGACTTGAACGAGGGCGAGAGAAATTCTCGTTCTGCAAATAGGAAAGACCTTCAAAGCTCTCCAACACaatcaaaaaagaagaaaataaag aaaaagaagctgccaaattctTTTCCAGCAGGAATGGATGTGGACAAGTTCCTGTTGTCTTTGCATTACGATGAATGA